A genomic stretch from Gemmatimonadota bacterium includes:
- a CDS encoding efflux RND transporter permease subunit, with protein MTITAYALKHRITVYVFVGILIISGISAYLSLPREAAPDITIPLIIVSTPYIGASPQDVENLITRPLEKELQSIENVKVIRSSSVEGASSITVEFNPNTDIDNALQRVKDKVDLAKAELPDDAEDPVVLEVNFSNIPMMIVALSADYGLIRLKEIAEDFADHIETIPGILEVRVVGGLEHEVKVDVDPDRLVAYKLAIQDVIEAIQRENLTLPGGSVDMGAYKYAVRVPGELETVPQIGDLLIKASQGRPVYIRDVADVVYGFKDRTNYARLNHKPSVSLEIVKRSGENLIAIADQIKIALDELKPTLPAGTQITILGDQSEDIRLMVKDLENNIISGLILVILVLLFFLGLRNAFFVGIAIPLSMLIAFVIISIMGITLNMIVLFSLILALGMLVDNAIVIVENIYRHRQEGQSPIQGALEGTGEVAWPVITSTLTTLCAFAPMIVWPALRANIS; from the coding sequence ATGACCATCACTGCATACGCGCTCAAACATCGCATCACCGTTTATGTCTTTGTCGGCATCCTGATCATATCGGGTATCTCGGCTTATCTGTCGCTTCCCCGCGAAGCCGCGCCAGATATTACCATACCCCTTATCATCGTCAGCACACCCTATATCGGCGCCTCGCCTCAAGATGTTGAAAACCTCATCACCCGACCCCTGGAAAAAGAACTTCAATCCATTGAAAACGTCAAAGTAATCCGCTCGAGTTCGGTCGAAGGTGCTTCGTCAATCACAGTCGAGTTTAATCCCAATACCGACATTGACAATGCCCTTCAGCGCGTCAAAGACAAGGTCGATCTGGCCAAGGCAGAATTACCCGATGATGCAGAAGACCCCGTGGTCCTCGAAGTCAACTTTTCCAATATCCCCATGATGATCGTCGCATTGTCGGCCGACTATGGGCTTATTCGGCTCAAAGAAATTGCCGAAGACTTCGCCGATCATATCGAAACTATCCCTGGCATCCTCGAAGTACGCGTGGTGGGTGGTCTCGAACACGAAGTCAAAGTCGATGTCGATCCCGACCGCCTCGTCGCCTACAAACTCGCCATCCAGGACGTAATCGAAGCGATTCAACGCGAAAATTTAACCCTTCCCGGCGGCAGCGTGGATATGGGCGCATACAAATACGCCGTGCGCGTGCCTGGCGAGCTTGAAACCGTTCCTCAAATTGGCGACCTCCTCATCAAAGCGTCGCAGGGCCGCCCGGTCTATATTCGCGATGTCGCCGATGTCGTATATGGGTTTAAGGACCGCACAAATTACGCCCGCCTCAACCACAAACCCAGTGTGAGCCTCGAAATTGTCAAACGCAGCGGTGAAAATCTAATTGCCATTGCCGATCAGATTAAAATCGCGCTCGACGAATTGAAACCCACCCTTCCCGCAGGCACACAAATCACCATCTTGGGCGACCAGTCCGAAGACATTCGCCTGATGGTCAAAGACCTCGAAAACAATATCATATCTGGCCTCATCCTCGTCATTCTGGTACTCCTCTTCTTCCTGGGCCTCCGCAATGCCTTTTTTGTCGGTATCGCCATTCCCCTCTCTATGCTCATTGCCTTTGTCATTATCTCCATCATGGGCATCACGCTCAATATGATCGTTTTATTTAGCCTGATCCTCGCACTCGGCATGCTCGTCGATAACGCCATCGTCATTGTCGAAAATATCTATCGCCATCGGCAAGAAGGCCAATCGCCCATACAGGGAGCG